A single region of the Pseudomonas mandelii genome encodes:
- the zipA gene encoding cell division protein ZipA has translation MEIGLREWLIVIGIIVIAGILFDGWRRMRGGKGKLKFRLDRSLSNLPDEDTSAELLGPPRVLDTHKEPQLDEHDLPSVSMPAREPRESGSKRGKRGHGEPSQGDMNLSLDLDGGPSFSSRDDDFPDDTKSSPSVSDKEQPQAEEVLVISVICRDAAGFKGPALLQNILESGLRFGEMDIFHRHESMAGNGEVLFSMANAVKPGVFDLDDIDHFSTPAVSFFLGLPGPRHPKQAFDVMVAAARKLSQELNGELKDDQRSVLTAQTIEHYRQRIVEFERRALTQKR, from the coding sequence ATGGAAATCGGTCTGCGCGAGTGGCTGATCGTCATCGGCATTATTGTCATTGCCGGTATTCTTTTCGATGGCTGGCGTCGCATGCGCGGCGGCAAGGGAAAACTGAAATTCCGTCTTGACCGAAGTTTGTCCAACCTGCCGGACGAGGACACCAGCGCCGAGCTGTTGGGCCCGCCCCGCGTGCTGGACACGCATAAGGAACCGCAACTGGACGAGCATGATCTGCCGTCGGTGAGCATGCCTGCCCGTGAACCGCGTGAATCGGGTTCCAAGCGCGGCAAGCGTGGCCATGGCGAGCCTTCCCAGGGCGACATGAACCTCAGCCTGGACCTGGACGGCGGCCCGAGCTTCAGCAGCCGTGACGACGACTTCCCGGATGACACCAAGTCCTCGCCGTCGGTCAGCGACAAGGAACAACCGCAAGCCGAAGAAGTGCTGGTGATCAGCGTGATCTGCCGTGACGCTGCCGGCTTCAAGGGCCCGGCGTTGTTGCAGAACATTCTGGAGAGCGGTCTGCGTTTCGGCGAAATGGATATTTTCCACCGTCACGAGAGCATGGCCGGCAACGGTGAGGTGTTGTTCTCCATGGCCAATGCGGTCAAGCCGGGCGTCTTCGATCTGGACGACATCGACCACTTCAGCACGCCGGCGGTGAGCTTCTTCCTCGGCCTGCCAGGCCCGCGTCATCCGAAGCAAGCCTTCGACGTGATGGTGGCCGCGGCGCGCAAATTGTCCCAGGAGCTGAACGGCGAACTGAAAGACGACCAGCGCAGCGTGCTGACCGCCCAGACGATCGAGCATTACCGTCAGCGCATCGTCGAATTCGAACGTCGCGCCCTGACCCAGAAGCGTTGA
- the smc gene encoding chromosome segregation protein SMC encodes MRLKCIKLAGFKSFVDPTTVNFPSNMAAVVGPNGCGKSNIIDAVRWVMGESSAKNLRGESMTDVIFNGSTSRKPVSQASIELVFDNSDGTLLGEYAAYAEISIRRKVTRDSQTTYYLNGTKCRRRDITDIFLGTGLGPRSYSIIEQGMISKLIESKPEDLRNFIEEAAGISKYKERRRETENRIRRTHENLARLTDLREELERQLERLHRQAEAAKKYQEYKGEERQLKAQLSALRWQALNEQVGQREAVIGNQEVTFEALVAEQRNADAAIERLRDGHHDLSERFNLVQGRFYSVGGDIARVEQSIQHGQQRLRQLQDDLKEAERARLETESHLGHDRTLLLTLGEELDMLTPEQEVTSAAAEEAAAALEESETTMHGWQEQWDTFNLTAAEPRRQSEVQQSRIQQLETSMERLADRQKRLGEERAFLSADPEDAAIMELSEQLAASEATLEDLQASEEAQVERLEQLRQELQLALQNQQQAQGDLQRLNGRLASLEALQQAALDPGTGTAQWLREQHLADRPRLAEGLKVEAGWELAVETVLGADLQAVLVDDFGDFDLAGFAQGDLRLLSPASDGVRVPGSLLDKVEAQIDLSPWLGQVKPVENLEQALALRSQLSVGQSLISRDGYWVGRHFLRVRRASEAESGVLARGQEIQRLSIEREEREATVETLETQLQTLRAQQRQQENGREHLRRLLQDEARQQGELKAQLSAGKAKVEQLTLRRTRLDEELTELAEQRALEHENIGEARLQLQEALDAMALDTEQRELLLAQRDSLRERLDRVRQEARQHKDHAHQLAVRLGSLKAQHDSTRQALERLEMQSERLTEKREQLSLNLEEGEAPLEELRLKLEELLDKRMTVDEEMKSAQIALEDADRELRDAEKRRNQAEQQSQLIRGQMETQRMEWQALTVRRKTLEDQLLEDGYDLHGVLATLTAEASEKDAEEELERIAARIQRLGAINLAAIDEYQQQSERKRYLDAQNDDLVEALDTLENVIRKIDKETRNRFKDTFDQINGGLQALFPKVFGGGRAYLELTGEDLLDTGVTIMAQPPGKKNSTIHLLSGGEKALTALALVFAIFKLNPAPFCMLDEVDAPLDDANVGRYARLVKEMSQTVQFIYITHNKIAMEMADQLMGVTMHEPGCSRLVAVDVEEAMAMVEA; translated from the coding sequence CGAAGAACCTCCGTGGCGAGTCGATGACCGACGTCATCTTCAACGGTTCGACCAGCCGTAAGCCCGTGAGTCAGGCGAGTATCGAGCTGGTGTTCGATAACTCCGACGGCACGCTGCTTGGCGAATACGCCGCCTATGCGGAAATTTCCATTCGCCGCAAAGTGACCCGCGACAGCCAGACCACCTACTACCTCAACGGCACCAAATGCCGTCGTCGTGATATCACCGACATCTTTCTGGGCACAGGCCTGGGCCCTCGCAGCTATTCGATCATCGAGCAGGGGATGATCTCCAAGCTGATCGAGTCCAAGCCCGAAGACCTGCGCAACTTCATCGAAGAAGCGGCGGGCATCTCCAAGTACAAGGAGCGTCGGCGCGAGACCGAAAACCGTATCCGTCGCACCCATGAAAACCTGGCCCGCCTGACCGATTTGCGTGAAGAACTCGAGCGTCAGCTGGAGCGTTTGCATCGCCAGGCCGAGGCCGCCAAGAAGTATCAGGAATACAAAGGCGAGGAGCGTCAGCTCAAGGCCCAGCTGTCGGCCCTGCGCTGGCAGGCTTTGAACGAACAGGTCGGGCAGCGCGAAGCAGTCATTGGCAATCAGGAAGTCACGTTCGAAGCGTTGGTCGCTGAACAGCGCAACGCCGATGCGGCCATCGAGCGCTTGCGTGACGGGCACCATGATCTGTCCGAGCGCTTCAATCTGGTGCAGGGACGCTTCTATTCGGTCGGCGGCGACATCGCCCGGGTCGAGCAGAGCATCCAGCATGGTCAGCAGCGTTTGCGGCAGTTGCAGGATGATCTTAAAGAAGCCGAGCGTGCGCGACTGGAAACCGAATCTCACCTCGGCCACGACCGCACCTTGCTGCTGACCCTCGGTGAAGAGCTGGACATGCTCACGCCGGAGCAGGAAGTCACCAGCGCCGCCGCCGAAGAAGCCGCCGCTGCGCTGGAAGAATCCGAAACCACCATGCACGGCTGGCAGGAGCAGTGGGACACCTTCAACCTCACGGCCGCCGAGCCGCGTCGCCAGTCCGAGGTCCAGCAGTCACGCATTCAGCAACTCGAAACCAGCATGGAGCGTCTGGCCGATCGCCAGAAGCGACTTGGCGAAGAGCGCGCGTTCCTCTCGGCGGACCCGGAAGATGCGGCGATCATGGAGCTCAGTGAGCAACTGGCCGCGAGCGAGGCGACGCTTGAAGATTTACAGGCCAGCGAAGAGGCCCAGGTCGAACGCCTTGAGCAACTGCGTCAGGAATTGCAATTAGCGCTGCAAAATCAGCAGCAGGCCCAGGGTGATTTGCAGCGCCTCAACGGTCGCCTTGCGTCCCTTGAAGCCTTGCAGCAAGCCGCGCTCGATCCGGGCACCGGCACCGCGCAATGGCTGCGCGAACAGCACCTGGCGGACCGCCCGCGTCTGGCCGAAGGACTGAAAGTCGAGGCGGGTTGGGAGCTGGCGGTGGAAACCGTGCTCGGTGCCGACCTGCAAGCGGTGCTGGTGGACGACTTCGGCGATTTCGATCTGGCCGGTTTTGCCCAAGGCGATTTGCGTTTGCTCAGCCCGGCCAGTGATGGCGTGCGCGTACCGGGCAGCCTGCTTGACAAGGTTGAAGCGCAGATCGATCTGTCGCCCTGGCTGGGACAGGTCAAACCGGTTGAGAATCTTGAGCAAGCGTTGGCCCTGCGCAGTCAGCTAAGTGTCGGCCAGAGCTTGATCAGTCGCGACGGCTATTGGGTTGGCCGACACTTTCTACGTGTTCGCCGGGCCAGCGAAGCGGAAAGCGGCGTGCTCGCCCGTGGGCAGGAAATCCAGCGTCTGAGCATCGAGCGCGAAGAGCGCGAGGCCACGGTCGAAACCCTGGAAACCCAACTTCAGACGCTCAGGGCGCAGCAGCGCCAGCAGGAAAACGGTCGCGAACATTTGCGCCGTTTGCTGCAAGACGAAGCGCGTCAGCAAGGCGAATTGAAAGCTCAGTTGTCGGCCGGCAAGGCCAAGGTTGAGCAGCTGACGTTGCGTCGAACCCGCCTCGATGAAGAACTCACCGAGTTGGCCGAGCAACGGGCGCTGGAGCACGAAAACATCGGCGAAGCGCGCCTGCAATTGCAGGAAGCCCTCGACGCCATGGCGCTGGACACCGAGCAGCGCGAGTTGCTGCTGGCCCAGCGCGACAGCCTGCGCGAGCGACTCGATCGCGTGCGTCAGGAAGCCCGGCAACACAAGGATCACGCCCATCAGTTGGCGGTACGCCTCGGCTCGCTCAAGGCGCAACATGACTCGACGCGTCAGGCGCTGGAACGCCTGGAGATGCAGTCCGAGCGCCTGACCGAGAAACGCGAACAGCTGAGCCTCAATCTGGAGGAGGGCGAGGCACCGCTGGAAGAGCTGCGCCTGAAACTCGAAGAGTTGCTCGATAAGCGCATGACGGTCGACGAAGAAATGAAGTCGGCTCAGATCGCTCTGGAAGACGCTGACCGTGAATTGCGTGATGCGGAAAAACGACGCAACCAGGCCGAGCAGCAATCGCAGTTGATCCGTGGTCAGATGGAAACCCAGCGCATGGAATGGCAAGCCCTGACTGTGCGACGCAAGACCCTCGAAGATCAGTTGCTTGAGGATGGCTACGACCTGCATGGCGTGCTCGCCACGCTGACCGCCGAGGCCAGCGAGAAAGACGCTGAAGAAGAACTCGAACGCATTGCCGCGCGCATTCAGCGCCTCGGTGCGATCAACCTGGCGGCCATCGACGAATACCAGCAACAATCCGAGCGTAAACGTTATCTGGATGCGCAGAACGACGATCTGGTGGAAGCGCTGGACACTCTGGAAAACGTGATTCGCAAGATCGACAAGGAAACCCGAAACCGCTTCAAAGATACCTTTGATCAGATCAATGGCGGATTACAGGCCCTTTTCCCAAAAGTTTTCGGTGGAGGGCGCGCGTATTTGGAACTGACGGGCGAAGATCTACTCGATACAGGGGTAACGATCATGGCGCAGCCGCCAGGAAAGAAGAACAGCACCATCCATTTGCTCTCCGGTGGCGAAAAAGCCCTGACCGCATTGGCCCTGGTTTTTGCGATCTTCAAGTTGAATCCGGCACCGTTCTGCATGCTCGATGAAGTTGACGCGCCGCTGGACGACGCGAACGTTGGACGCTACGCACGGTTGGTCAAAGAGATGTCGCAGACGGTTCAGTTCATCTACATCACCCACAACAAGATCGCCATGGAAATGGCCGATCAACTGATGGGTGTAACGATGCACGAACCGGGTTGTTCGCGTCTGGTGGCAGTGGATGTCGAGGAGGCGATGGCGATGGTGGAGGCCTGA